In the bacterium HR11 genome, one interval contains:
- a CDS encoding putative zinc protease, which yields MRLFLSDLSAGTPRGTFILAALGLAVLLTLAAAQARPKSKAVPYPIHKRTLPNGLDVIVIETPEFKNVLSYNTLVLAGSRNETEPGKTGLAHLFEHILFRHRFQGRDGGYQDLVEKLGAHNNAWTWFDVTYYHPLTFTSNLTGRKTAVESLPGLIELESSRFKALDFTEEIFKTETGAVLGEYRRLASFPSLKLEERLVALMFPHHPYGHTTIGYYEDVLAMPNHYEAARKFYDTYYRPNNCVLIIAGDVRARDVFPLVERYYRDWTPKPVPEVKPTGEPPRKEQREHIPWDADVAPLVWVAYRMPAFRPGTTESAVAELLQELLVSEAAPLYKKLRYEKQTVSSLQFEEGTQGFESFDPRVLIVSAQLYKDKFAQRGPAYFDEVIQDIIAGIDELKHFSQQKDARSQLETIKSKYRYDFLASLSSPAVIAQTFAWYYRFDRDPAVFEKLLDSVQRLTPEDIDRFAQAHFVPENRVVLTLAYEKK from the coding sequence ATGAGGCTCTTTCTATCGGACTTATCCGCCGGGACCCCCCGCGGGACGTTCATCCTGGCGGCCCTGGGCCTGGCGGTGCTCCTGACGCTGGCGGCGGCCCAGGCCCGGCCGAAGTCGAAGGCGGTCCCCTACCCTATCCATAAACGGACCCTCCCGAACGGACTGGACGTCATCGTCATCGAGACGCCCGAATTCAAGAACGTCCTGAGTTATAACACCCTCGTCCTGGCCGGCTCCCGCAACGAGACGGAGCCCGGCAAGACGGGGTTGGCTCACCTCTTCGAGCACATCCTGTTCCGCCACCGCTTTCAGGGTCGGGACGGCGGGTACCAGGACCTCGTCGAGAAGCTCGGGGCCCACAACAACGCCTGGACGTGGTTCGACGTGACGTACTACCATCCCCTGACCTTCACGTCGAATCTGACGGGCCGCAAGACGGCTGTCGAGTCGCTCCCGGGCCTGATCGAACTCGAATCCTCCCGTTTCAAGGCCCTGGACTTCACGGAGGAAATCTTCAAGACCGAGACGGGCGCCGTCCTCGGGGAGTACCGCCGCCTGGCCTCCTTTCCGTCCCTGAAGCTGGAGGAACGCCTGGTGGCCCTGATGTTTCCCCACCACCCGTATGGCCACACGACCATCGGCTACTACGAGGACGTCTTGGCCATGCCGAATCACTATGAGGCCGCCCGGAAGTTCTATGACACTTACTACCGACCCAACAATTGCGTGCTCATCATCGCCGGCGACGTACGGGCCCGGGACGTCTTTCCCCTCGTCGAACGCTACTACCGGGACTGGACGCCGAAGCCCGTCCCCGAGGTGAAGCCGACGGGCGAGCCGCCCCGAAAGGAACAGCGGGAGCACATCCCGTGGGACGCCGACGTGGCGCCCCTCGTGTGGGTCGCTTACCGGATGCCGGCCTTCCGGCCCGGGACGACCGAGAGCGCCGTCGCCGAACTCCTCCAGGAGCTCCTTGTGTCCGAAGCGGCCCCCCTGTACAAGAAACTCCGTTACGAGAAGCAGACCGTCAGTAGCCTCCAGTTCGAGGAGGGTACCCAGGGCTTCGAGAGTTTCGACCCCCGGGTCCTCATCGTGAGCGCTCAGCTCTATAAAGACAAGTTCGCCCAGCGGGGCCCGGCCTACTTCGATGAGGTCATCCAGGACATCATCGCCGGCATCGACGAACTGAAGCACTTCTCCCAGCAGAAGGACGCCCGGTCCCAGCTCGAGACGATCAAAAGCAAGTACCGATACGATTTCCTGGCTTCCCTGTCGAGTCCGGCCGTCATCGCTCAGACGTTTGCCTGGTACTATCGCTTCGACCGGGACCCGGCCGTGTTCGAGAAGCTCCTCGACTCGGTCCAGCGGCTCACGCCCGAAGATATCGACCGGTTTGCGCAGGCGCACTTCGTGCCCGAAAACCGGGTCGTCCTGACGCTGGCGTATGAGAAAAAGTAG